Proteins encoded in a region of the Streptomyces sp. PCS3-D2 genome:
- a CDS encoding nitrate- and nitrite sensing domain-containing protein — translation MRFRGKSIRRKIVALLLVPLVSLTALWGFATVITGRQAIQLFDVAYVIDKVGYPIEDIARIIQKERRQTLVVLGDPRAATATAELAKRRTETDAAVEKIGVSARDPKVVDELSPQSAQRLRSIVTAFHGIGSIRRSVDQNALDPGQALDLYNRLVDPCYDFLMNLHGLDNVEVDKEGRALVGISRARELLSREDAVVASALAARNITVGDVRRVSDFAANRRLLYEFNLVTLPAGDREIFEQYWKDPQTQPLREAEERFITGGAVNKPRNLSAAQWDEASSKVLDDLAAMNTEAGNRYQQRIEPVATDVMIQAAAAGLLGFLALTVSLVLSVRIGRDLVRDLSRLRKEAHEASGVRLPSVMRRLAAGEHVDVETEAPHLEYEKDEVGQVGQALNTLQRAAVEAAVKQADLRRGVSEVFVNLARRNQVLLHRQLTLLDTMERRTEDTEELADLFRLDHMTTRMRRHAEGLVILSGAAPSRQWRKPVQLMDVVRAAVAEVEDYERIEVRRLTRLGIVGPAVADVTHLVAELLENATVFSPPHTAVQVHGERVANGFTLEIHDRGLGMTPEALLDANLRLAETPEFELSDTDRLGLFVVSRLAQRHSVKVVLQPSPYGGTTAVVFLPSALLTDAPETSGSGVRLDGPRPGKAGSRAAKAGQIGRTHSDRPLTSSGMERGPAGRPLSTGELRGPVELEAPLVGPGLDALDDPAALDDDPAAVNGRPGSSRPAMTTLDDETPPNGTPRSALLGLRPADRPHADRHTERNGARSGDRKREPLAPTGPVRLDTQRLEVSRPDGARVQGAVPLPRRRPAPTLVAEHGRRVEPRPVSVVPQQASTAASGDTEPGAGPDTGGLPRRIRQASLAPQLRNAASSAPAEAAPDQVADRDAEDVRTRMSALQRGWTAGRNRHAQQQSETGAGTSPADGPANENEGDGR, via the coding sequence CGCCGCACCGAGACCGACGCGGCCGTCGAGAAGATCGGCGTCAGCGCCCGCGACCCCAAGGTCGTCGACGAGCTCAGTCCGCAGAGCGCCCAGCGCCTGCGCTCGATCGTCACCGCCTTCCACGGCATCGGCTCCATCCGCCGCTCCGTCGACCAGAACGCCCTCGATCCCGGCCAGGCCCTGGACCTCTACAACCGGCTGGTCGACCCCTGCTACGACTTCCTCATGAACCTCCACGGCCTGGACAACGTCGAGGTCGACAAGGAGGGCCGCGCCCTCGTCGGCATCAGCCGCGCCCGCGAGCTGCTCTCCCGAGAGGACGCGGTCGTCGCCTCCGCCCTCGCCGCGCGCAACATCACCGTGGGCGACGTCCGCCGCGTCTCCGACTTCGCCGCCAACCGCAGGCTGCTCTACGAGTTCAACCTCGTGACCCTCCCGGCCGGCGACCGGGAGATCTTCGAGCAGTACTGGAAGGACCCCCAGACCCAGCCGCTGCGCGAAGCCGAGGAGCGCTTCATCACCGGCGGCGCCGTGAACAAGCCGCGCAACCTTTCCGCCGCCCAGTGGGACGAGGCCTCCTCCAAGGTCCTCGACGACCTCGCGGCCATGAACACCGAAGCGGGCAACCGCTACCAGCAGCGCATCGAGCCCGTGGCCACCGACGTCATGATCCAGGCGGCCGCCGCCGGCCTCCTCGGCTTCCTCGCCCTGACCGTGTCCCTCGTCCTCTCCGTGCGCATCGGTCGCGACCTGGTCCGCGACCTGTCCCGGCTGCGCAAGGAGGCCCACGAGGCCTCCGGCGTCCGCCTGCCCAGCGTCATGCGCCGCCTCGCGGCCGGCGAACACGTGGACGTCGAGACCGAGGCACCCCACCTCGAATACGAGAAGGACGAGGTCGGCCAGGTGGGCCAGGCCCTCAACACCCTCCAGCGGGCCGCCGTCGAGGCCGCCGTCAAGCAGGCCGACCTGCGGCGCGGCGTCTCCGAGGTGTTCGTCAACCTCGCCCGGCGCAACCAGGTGCTGCTGCACCGCCAGCTGACCCTCCTCGACACGATGGAGCGCCGCACCGAGGACACCGAGGAGCTCGCCGACCTGTTCCGCCTCGACCACATGACCACCCGCATGCGCCGCCACGCCGAGGGCCTGGTGATCCTCTCCGGAGCCGCCCCCTCCCGGCAGTGGCGCAAGCCCGTCCAGCTCATGGACGTCGTACGGGCGGCCGTCGCCGAGGTCGAGGACTACGAGCGAATAGAGGTGCGTCGCCTCACCCGTCTCGGCATCGTCGGCCCGGCCGTCGCCGACGTCACCCACCTCGTCGCCGAACTCCTGGAGAACGCCACGGTGTTCTCCCCGCCGCACACCGCCGTCCAGGTGCACGGCGAGCGCGTGGCCAACGGCTTCACCCTGGAGATCCACGACCGGGGCCTCGGTATGACCCCGGAGGCACTGCTCGACGCGAACCTCCGGCTCGCCGAGACCCCCGAGTTCGAACTCTCCGACACCGACCGGCTCGGCCTGTTCGTGGTCAGCCGCCTCGCGCAGCGCCACAGCGTCAAGGTGGTCCTCCAGCCCAGCCCGTACGGGGGCACCACCGCGGTGGTCTTCCTTCCGTCGGCCCTGCTGACCGACGCCCCCGAGACCAGTGGCAGCGGTGTGCGCCTCGACGGCCCGCGGCCCGGCAAGGCCGGCAGCAGGGCCGCGAAGGCCGGCCAGATCGGCAGGACGCACTCCGACCGGCCGCTGACCTCCTCCGGCATGGAGCGCGGGCCCGCCGGTCGCCCGCTGTCCACCGGCGAACTGCGCGGCCCGGTCGAGCTGGAAGCCCCCCTCGTCGGCCCCGGCCTGGACGCCCTCGACGACCCGGCCGCGCTGGACGACGACCCGGCAGCCGTCAACGGCCGCCCCGGCAGCAGCCGCCCGGCCATGACCACCCTCGACGACGAGACCCCGCCGAACGGCACCCCGCGCAGCGCCCTGCTCGGCCTGCGCCCGGCGGACCGCCCGCACGCCGACCGGCACACCGAGCGCAACGGCGCCCGGAGCGGCGACCGCAAGCGCGAGCCGCTCGCCCCCACCGGACCGGTCCGGCTGGACACCCAGCGTCTGGAGGTGTCCCGCCCCGACGGAGCCCGCGTGCAGGGAGCCGTACCGCTGCCGCGCCGCCGTCCCGCTCCGACCCTGGTCGCCGAGCACGGCCGCCGGGTGGAGCCCCGCCCGGTCTCGGTGGTCCCGCAGCAGGCCTCCACGGCAGCGTCGGGGGACACGGAACCCGGCGCCGGACCGGACACCGGCGGACTGCCCCGCCGGATCCGCCAGGCCAGCCTGGCACCACAGCTCAGGAACGCCGCGTCGTCCGCGCCCGCAGAAGCCGCCCCCGACCAGGTGGCAGACCGCGACGCGGAGGACGTACGCACGCGCATGTCCGCACTCCAGCGTGGCTGGACGGCGGGCCGCAACCGGCACGCACAGCAGCAGTCCGAGACCGGGGCGGGCACATCCCCCGCCGACGGTCCCGCGAACGAGAACGAAGGGGACGGTCGATGA
- a CDS encoding roadblock/LC7 domain-containing protein: MTAPQTGNDSRGRGSGPLNWLLDELVDRVGSIRKAVVLSGDGLPTGSSKDLTREDSEHLAAVASGFHSLAKGVGRHFDSGQVRQTVVELDEAFLFVMAAGDGSCLAVLADADSDVGQVAYEMTLMVKRVGDHLATAPRTGLPAGG, encoded by the coding sequence ATGACCGCACCGCAGACCGGCAACGACAGCAGGGGCCGCGGCTCCGGCCCGCTCAACTGGCTCCTCGACGAGCTCGTCGACCGGGTCGGATCCATCCGCAAGGCCGTGGTCCTCTCCGGCGACGGCCTGCCCACGGGCAGTTCCAAGGACCTGACCCGTGAGGACAGCGAGCACCTGGCGGCGGTCGCGTCCGGGTTCCACAGCCTGGCCAAGGGCGTCGGCCGGCACTTCGACTCCGGCCAGGTCCGCCAGACCGTGGTCGAGCTCGACGAGGCCTTCCTCTTCGTCATGGCCGCGGGTGACGGCAGCTGCCTGGCCGTGCTGGCCGACGCCGACTCCGACGTCGGGCAGGTCGCGTACGAGATGACGCTGATGGTCAAGCGGGTGGGCGACCACCTGGCGACCGCCCCACGTACCGGGCTGCCAGCCGGAGGGTGA
- a CDS encoding DUF742 domain-containing protein, giving the protein MPFDPSAPDHGHWFDDDAGPVVRPYAMTRGRTSHAGQHRLDLIALVVAEPAADDPVWDMTLSPEHAHILGLCRERPQSVAELAADLDLAVGVVRVLIGDLVDQELVHVTRPVPPAELPDESILREVIDGLRAL; this is encoded by the coding sequence ATGCCCTTCGACCCGTCCGCCCCGGACCACGGGCACTGGTTCGACGACGACGCGGGTCCCGTCGTACGCCCCTACGCCATGACCCGCGGGCGGACCAGCCACGCTGGCCAGCACCGCCTCGACCTGATCGCCCTGGTCGTCGCCGAACCGGCGGCCGACGATCCGGTCTGGGACATGACCCTCTCCCCGGAACACGCCCACATCCTCGGGCTGTGCCGGGAACGACCCCAGTCGGTCGCCGAACTCGCGGCCGACCTCGACCTCGCGGTCGGGGTCGTCCGCGTCCTGATCGGCGACCTCGTCGATCAGGAACTGGTCCACGTGACCAGGCCGGTACCCCCGGCAGAACTGCCCGATGAATCCATTCTGCGTGAGGTGATCGATGGCCTTCGGGCGCTTTAG
- a CDS encoding ATP/GTP-binding protein — protein MAFGRFSRTGAMHAVSPVEPLTLKILVAGGFGVGKTTLVSSVSEIRPLRTEERLSEPGTGVDDTGGVEGKSTTTVAMDFGRITLREDLVLYLFGTPGQDRFWFLWDELAQGSLGAVVLADTRRLADCFAAIDYFERRAIPFVVAVNCFDGADRHPVVTVRTALDLDPGVPVLLCDARDRESVKDVLVGVVEHAMSLARERRRSLSAGA, from the coding sequence ATGGCCTTCGGGCGCTTTAGCCGCACCGGTGCCATGCACGCGGTGTCGCCGGTCGAGCCGCTGACCTTGAAGATCCTGGTCGCCGGAGGCTTCGGGGTGGGCAAGACCACCCTGGTCAGCTCGGTCAGCGAGATCAGACCGCTCAGGACCGAGGAACGGCTCTCGGAGCCCGGCACCGGTGTCGACGACACCGGGGGAGTGGAGGGCAAGAGCACCACGACCGTGGCCATGGACTTCGGGCGCATCACGCTCCGGGAGGACCTGGTCCTGTACCTGTTCGGCACACCCGGACAGGACCGCTTCTGGTTCCTGTGGGACGAGTTGGCCCAGGGTTCCCTCGGGGCCGTCGTCCTCGCGGACACCCGCCGGCTCGCCGACTGCTTCGCGGCCATCGACTACTTCGAGCGGCGCGCGATCCCGTTCGTGGTCGCGGTCAACTGCTTCGACGGAGCCGACCGCCACCCCGTGGTGACCGTCCGCACGGCACTCGACCTCGACCCCGGGGTACCGGTGCTGCTGTGCGACGCACGGGACCGCGAGTCCGTCAAGGACGTGCTGGTGGGGGTCGTGGAACACGCGATGTCCCTGGCCCGTGAGCGGCGCCGGAGCCTGTCCGCGGGGGCCTGA
- a CDS encoding lipid-transfer protein, with product MSADVAVLGAGMHPWGKWGRGFVEYGRVAARAALADAGLDWTDVGSIVGADTVRSGYPGYVAGATFAQALGWQGARVTSVYAACASGAQAIGAARAQILAGLADVVLVIGADAAPKGFFAPAGGDRPDDPDWLRFRVLGATNPAYFALYARRRMAVHGDTLEDFAQVKVKNAAAGRLNPYARYRKAVSTEEVAASAVVADPLRLLDICATSDGGAALVLTSMDFARSRGMADPVRIRAVSTVTPTYPRTVLDLPDIATDSTTAAEPVAGSFRSTIARAAYEEAGLGPQDLSLAEVYDLSTALELEWYEDIGLCAEGEGAKLVRDGATALGGRIPVNTSGGLASFGEAVPAQAIAQVCELTWQLRGTAGQRQVPGARAGLTANQGLFGHGSAVVAVR from the coding sequence GTGAGCGCCGATGTCGCTGTCCTGGGGGCCGGCATGCACCCGTGGGGCAAGTGGGGTCGCGGCTTCGTCGAGTACGGGAGGGTCGCCGCGCGGGCGGCGCTCGCGGACGCCGGGCTGGACTGGACGGACGTGGGGTCGATCGTCGGCGCCGACACCGTTCGCTCCGGCTATCCCGGCTACGTGGCCGGAGCCACCTTCGCCCAGGCCCTCGGCTGGCAGGGCGCCCGGGTGACCAGCGTGTACGCGGCCTGCGCCTCCGGTGCCCAGGCGATCGGGGCGGCCCGCGCGCAGATCCTGGCGGGCCTGGCCGACGTGGTACTGGTGATCGGCGCCGACGCGGCACCCAAGGGGTTCTTCGCACCGGCCGGCGGGGACCGGCCCGACGACCCGGACTGGCTGCGCTTCCGTGTGCTGGGCGCGACCAACCCGGCGTACTTCGCACTGTACGCCCGCCGCCGGATGGCGGTCCACGGGGACACCCTGGAGGACTTCGCGCAGGTCAAGGTGAAGAACGCGGCGGCCGGGCGGCTCAATCCGTACGCCCGCTACCGCAAGGCCGTCAGTACCGAGGAGGTCGCCGCCTCGGCGGTGGTCGCCGATCCGCTGCGGTTGCTGGACATTTGCGCCACCTCCGATGGGGGCGCGGCACTGGTGCTCACCAGCATGGACTTCGCGCGCTCGCGCGGGATGGCCGATCCGGTGCGGATCCGGGCCGTGTCGACGGTGACGCCCACCTATCCGCGGACGGTACTGGACCTTCCGGACATCGCCACCGACTCGACGACGGCCGCGGAGCCGGTGGCCGGATCCTTCCGGTCCACGATCGCGCGCGCCGCCTACGAGGAGGCGGGGCTCGGGCCGCAGGACCTCTCGCTCGCCGAGGTGTACGACCTGTCCACCGCACTGGAGTTGGAGTGGTACGAGGACATCGGGCTGTGCGCCGAGGGCGAGGGGGCGAAGCTGGTGCGGGACGGGGCGACGGCGCTGGGCGGGCGGATCCCCGTCAACACCAGCGGCGGACTGGCCTCCTTCGGGGAGGCCGTGCCGGCCCAGGCCATCGCACAGGTCTGCGAGCTGACCTGGCAGTTGCGCGGTACGGCCGGGCAGCGGCAGGTCCCGGGGGCGCGGGCGGGACTCACCGCCAACCAGGGGCTGTTCGGGCACGGGTCGGCCGTCGTCGCCGTGCGCTGA
- a CDS encoding zinc ribbon domain-containing protein produces the protein MGLGGVLARTRKPVVSGWFTENAPDGGGFRLLGTRCSACTAVFFPREDVHCRNPRCPGGGKLAEVPLSPRGRVWSYTDGRYRPPAPYVSDPAEPWEPYTLIAVELEAEGMVVLGQAAPGTGIADLAVGAEVEVVGGVLGEDADTAWVTWQFKPVGGAA, from the coding sequence ATGGGTTTGGGAGGGGTCTTGGCACGCACACGGAAACCCGTCGTGAGCGGGTGGTTCACCGAGAACGCACCGGACGGGGGCGGCTTCCGGCTGCTCGGCACCCGGTGCTCGGCCTGTACGGCGGTGTTCTTCCCCCGCGAGGACGTCCACTGCCGCAACCCGCGGTGCCCCGGCGGTGGGAAACTCGCCGAGGTGCCGCTCTCGCCCCGGGGCCGCGTCTGGTCCTACACCGACGGGCGCTACCGGCCGCCCGCGCCGTACGTGTCCGACCCGGCCGAGCCCTGGGAGCCGTACACCCTGATCGCGGTGGAGCTGGAGGCCGAGGGGATGGTTGTGCTGGGACAGGCCGCGCCCGGGACCGGGATCGCCGACCTGGCGGTGGGCGCGGAGGTCGAGGTGGTGGGCGGCGTACTGGGCGAGGACGCCGACACCGCGTGGGTGACCTGGCAGTTCAAGCCGGTGGGAGGGGCCGCGTGA
- a CDS encoding M15 family metallopeptidase — translation MRTAAVVGLVGVLAGGPSAPPGFAALREVDPSIEQDMRYAGGRNFTGAVVDGYEEPECLLARPAAEALRRAQRTLLRRGYSLRVYDCYRPQRAVDRFVRWARGEDGPEDPARRAEFHPRVERDRLIPDGYIAQRSGHSRGSTVDVTLVELPHREVDMGTAFDFFDPLSHTDDPRVTGAVRANRQLLKRVLGEQGFVNLPEEWWHFTYKPETYPDTYFDFPVAVGGVRPAGTPARPPDDSGRP, via the coding sequence ATGCGGACGGCGGCTGTTGTGGGACTGGTCGGAGTGCTGGCGGGCGGGCCTTCGGCGCCGCCCGGGTTCGCCGCGCTGCGGGAGGTGGATCCGAGCATCGAGCAGGACATGCGGTACGCGGGTGGGCGGAACTTCACCGGCGCGGTGGTCGACGGGTACGAGGAGCCCGAGTGCCTGCTGGCCCGGCCGGCCGCGGAAGCGCTGCGGCGGGCGCAGCGGACGCTGTTGCGGCGGGGCTACTCGCTGCGCGTGTACGACTGTTACCGGCCGCAACGGGCGGTCGACCGGTTCGTGCGGTGGGCGCGCGGGGAGGACGGCCCGGAGGATCCGGCGCGCAGGGCGGAGTTCCACCCGCGGGTGGAACGCGACCGGCTGATCCCCGACGGGTACATCGCGCAGAGGTCCGGACACAGCCGTGGCAGCACGGTCGACGTGACCCTGGTGGAACTGCCGCACCGGGAGGTCGACATGGGGACCGCCTTCGACTTCTTCGATCCGCTGTCGCACACGGACGATCCACGGGTGACGGGCGCCGTCCGCGCGAACCGACAGCTGCTGAAGCGGGTGCTGGGCGAGCAGGGGTTCGTGAACCTCCCCGAGGAGTGGTGGCATTTCACGTACAAACCGGAGACGTATCCCGACACGTACTTCGACTTCCCCGTCGCGGTGGGCGGGGTCCGCCCCGCCGGCACACCGGCACGCCCACCGGACGATTCCGGCCGACCGTGA
- a CDS encoding NUDIX domain-containing protein, with the protein MSEHLRDSHCSTCGTPYGTTGWPRTCPSCGARSYRNPLPVAVTLLPVEDADGTGLVVITRTIEPALGGIALPGGFIDFGEDWRDAVVRELREETGITAPASDVTLADALSSPAGHLLLFGLLPPRPADTLPPSKPTDETTGWHVLRAPAALAFPLHTRAAASWFAGRYA; encoded by the coding sequence ATGTCGGAACACCTGAGGGACTCGCACTGCTCCACCTGCGGAACGCCGTACGGCACGACCGGCTGGCCCCGCACCTGCCCGTCGTGCGGTGCCAGGTCCTACCGCAACCCCCTCCCCGTGGCCGTCACCCTGCTCCCCGTTGAGGACGCGGACGGCACCGGCCTCGTGGTCATCACCAGGACGATCGAACCTGCCCTCGGCGGCATCGCCCTGCCCGGCGGCTTCATCGACTTCGGCGAGGACTGGCGTGACGCCGTCGTCCGCGAGCTGCGCGAGGAGACCGGGATCACCGCCCCCGCCTCGGACGTCACCCTGGCCGACGCCCTGAGCTCCCCGGCCGGCCACCTCCTCCTCTTCGGGCTCCTCCCGCCCCGCCCCGCCGACACGCTGCCCCCCTCGAAGCCGACGGACGAGACCACGGGCTGGCACGTCCTGCGCGCCCCGGCGGCGCTGGCCTTCCCCCTGCACACCCGGGCGGCGGCCTCCTGGTTCGCGGGCCGCTACGCCTGA
- a CDS encoding glycoside hydrolase family 31 protein: MDGRDLVRAVKDIGTERGRRAWRSAWRRRRADAEGLPRRGAERARVPGLLVGTEPRPGGGVLRFARSELVVRVMAGGVVFWAWDRAGATPSYAVVGSGPEPDLRAVLEADTGGGWRVVSERVTVAVSRHGALEVRTPGGTVLRRESPPRWWEPVPPGGEAAEGACSGGGGGRWAVRSEVAADARFFGLGGRAAGPRLRDGTYRLWNTDPKGGFGPGVDPLYLTMPVQMVVADAGTHLVFHDNCWDGRVVLREGEEGIGSGQDRPGSSELRMEGGPLRCWVLVGTPARVLQGWSGLTGGAAVPPAWALGYQHARWGFGSAAEVRRVVAGYASRGLALSAVHLDIDHYDGHRVFTVDADRFPDLPGLARELREQGVRLVSIVDPAVKAGDALHAAGLTVGSGGAFVRDGRGREVRGEVWPGECAYPDFTDPEVREWWGGLYEERLAQGFSGFWHDMNEPVSFTAFGDATLPRSARHAMDGAGGDHRAGHNVYALGMARAGWEGLVRLRPAERPFLFSRSGWAGMQRYGGTWSGDVETSWDGLRASLALVLGMGLCGVPYSGPDVGGFGGSPSPELYVRWLQLGAYLPLFRTHSAIWAGRREPWEFGAEVEEQARAVMAERERLRPYFVSLAHMARRTGAPYVRPVWWGAPEDRRLRDCEDSFLLGDALLIAPVLECGADRRAVRLPRGRWYDTATGVAYEGPGQILLDAPQGRIPVLARAGALLPVRSGSPSHDGVELEVWAPARGRTGGGVVVRDPGPGFGLGEVERYTVRWAGDAVVVEDQAGTEVDDVVVRGL, from the coding sequence ATGGACGGTCGTGATCTGGTGCGTGCGGTGAAGGACATCGGTACGGAGCGCGGTCGGCGCGCCTGGCGCTCGGCCTGGCGGCGGCGGCGCGCGGACGCCGAGGGGCTCCCGCGCCGGGGCGCGGAGCGGGCGAGGGTGCCGGGGCTGCTGGTCGGCACGGAGCCCCGGCCGGGCGGGGGCGTGCTGCGGTTCGCGCGCTCGGAGCTGGTGGTGCGGGTGATGGCGGGCGGGGTGGTGTTCTGGGCCTGGGACCGGGCCGGGGCGACGCCCTCGTACGCGGTGGTCGGGAGCGGACCCGAACCGGACCTGCGGGCCGTGCTGGAAGCGGACACCGGGGGCGGCTGGCGGGTGGTGTCGGAGCGGGTGACGGTGGCGGTGTCCCGGCACGGGGCGCTGGAGGTGCGCACGCCGGGCGGGACGGTGCTGCGGCGGGAGTCGCCGCCGCGGTGGTGGGAGCCGGTTCCTCCGGGCGGGGAGGCCGCGGAGGGGGCGTGCTCGGGAGGGGGCGGGGGGCGGTGGGCGGTGCGCAGCGAGGTGGCGGCGGACGCGCGGTTCTTCGGGCTGGGTGGACGGGCGGCGGGTCCGCGGCTCCGGGACGGGACGTACCGGCTGTGGAACACCGACCCCAAGGGGGGCTTCGGGCCGGGCGTCGATCCGCTGTACCTCACGATGCCGGTGCAGATGGTCGTGGCCGACGCGGGCACCCACCTGGTCTTCCACGACAACTGCTGGGACGGCCGGGTGGTGCTGCGCGAGGGCGAGGAGGGCATCGGGTCGGGGCAGGACCGCCCCGGGTCGAGCGAGCTGCGCATGGAGGGCGGGCCGCTGCGGTGCTGGGTGCTGGTGGGGACACCGGCGCGGGTCCTCCAGGGCTGGTCGGGCCTGACGGGCGGGGCCGCGGTGCCGCCGGCATGGGCGCTGGGGTACCAGCACGCGCGGTGGGGCTTCGGGAGCGCTGCGGAGGTGCGGCGGGTGGTCGCCGGCTACGCCTCGCGCGGGCTCGCGCTCTCGGCCGTACACCTGGACATCGACCACTACGACGGGCACCGAGTGTTCACAGTGGACGCGGACCGCTTCCCGGATCTGCCGGGACTGGCCCGGGAGCTGCGGGAGCAGGGGGTGCGGCTGGTCTCGATCGTGGACCCGGCCGTCAAGGCGGGTGACGCGCTGCACGCGGCCGGGCTGACGGTGGGGTCGGGAGGCGCCTTCGTACGGGACGGGCGCGGCCGGGAAGTGCGCGGTGAGGTCTGGCCGGGCGAGTGCGCCTATCCGGACTTCACGGATCCGGAGGTGCGGGAGTGGTGGGGCGGACTGTACGAGGAACGCCTCGCCCAGGGCTTCTCCGGCTTCTGGCACGACATGAACGAGCCGGTGTCCTTCACTGCGTTCGGGGACGCCACGCTGCCGCGATCGGCGCGCCACGCGATGGACGGGGCGGGCGGCGACCACCGCGCGGGCCACAACGTGTACGCGCTGGGCATGGCGCGGGCCGGCTGGGAGGGCCTCGTGCGGCTGCGGCCCGCGGAGCGGCCGTTCCTATTCTCCCGGTCGGGCTGGGCGGGCATGCAGCGGTACGGGGGCACCTGGTCGGGCGACGTGGAGACCAGTTGGGACGGATTGCGCGCCTCACTGGCGCTGGTGCTGGGCATGGGCCTGTGCGGGGTGCCGTATTCGGGGCCGGACGTGGGCGGGTTCGGCGGTTCGCCGTCGCCGGAGCTGTACGTGCGGTGGCTGCAACTGGGCGCGTACCTGCCGTTGTTCCGCACACATTCGGCGATCTGGGCGGGGCGGCGGGAGCCGTGGGAGTTCGGTGCGGAGGTGGAGGAGCAGGCGCGGGCGGTGATGGCGGAACGGGAGCGGCTGCGGCCGTACTTCGTGAGTCTGGCGCACATGGCGCGGCGGACGGGCGCACCGTATGTGCGGCCGGTGTGGTGGGGGGCGCCGGAGGACCGGCGGCTGCGGGACTGCGAGGACTCGTTCCTGCTGGGTGACGCGCTGCTGATTGCGCCGGTGCTGGAGTGCGGGGCGGACCGGCGGGCGGTACGGCTGCCGCGGGGCCGGTGGTACGACACGGCGACCGGGGTCGCCTACGAGGGGCCGGGGCAGATCCTGCTGGACGCCCCGCAGGGCAGGATCCCGGTGCTGGCACGGGCGGGTGCGCTGCTGCCGGTGCGGTCGGGGTCGCCATCGCACGACGGGGTGGAACTGGAGGTCTGGGCCCCGGCTCGGGGCCGTACGGGCGGCGGGGTGGTGGTCCGGGACCCGGGGCCGGGCTTCGGGCTCGGCGAGGTCGAGCGGTACACCGTGCGGTGGGCCGGGGACGCGGTGGTGGTGGAGGACCAGGCCGGGACGGAGGTGGACGACGTCGTGGTGCGGGGACTGTAG